In one Pseudomonas sp. SCA2728.1_7 genomic region, the following are encoded:
- a CDS encoding class I SAM-dependent methyltransferase: MIRRLLARWRPTRAAQPLSAPSAKVSPRDVGLHDAVLDGWFLNDSGELLKGFAISADDTLLDVGCGEGVATLFAVRQGASVIFTDSEHAKVRELARQVEAQSGKASLGLVSNSLPLPLADGCASKVVCMEVLEHIDQPQPFMAELVRMGRPGAQYLFSVPAPVGEHLQKGIAPDSYYQSPNHVQIFTPERFAALVEEAGLVIEHRQASGFFWVMGMIFFWAGERAAGRDPGGAVRDRIQEPFMPLMEGWAKTWQDLLAQPGGLAIKQTLDRFMPKSQVIIARKPVVGEAP, from the coding sequence ATGATCCGGCGTCTGCTCGCGCGATGGCGTCCGACGCGTGCCGCGCAACCGCTGTCGGCACCGTCGGCCAAGGTGTCGCCTCGCGACGTCGGTTTACATGACGCCGTGCTTGACGGTTGGTTCTTGAATGACAGCGGCGAGTTGCTCAAGGGCTTTGCGATCAGCGCCGACGATACGTTGCTGGATGTCGGTTGCGGCGAAGGCGTGGCGACCCTGTTTGCCGTGCGTCAGGGCGCTTCGGTGATTTTTACCGACAGCGAACACGCCAAGGTGCGCGAGCTCGCACGGCAGGTCGAAGCGCAAAGCGGCAAAGCCAGTCTGGGGCTGGTCAGCAATAGTCTGCCGCTGCCACTGGCTGACGGCTGCGCCAGTAAAGTGGTGTGCATGGAGGTGCTGGAGCACATTGACCAGCCCCAACCGTTCATGGCCGAACTGGTGCGGATGGGGCGCCCGGGTGCGCAATATCTGTTCAGCGTGCCGGCACCGGTGGGCGAACACCTGCAAAAAGGCATTGCCCCGGACAGTTACTATCAGTCGCCCAACCATGTGCAGATTTTCACCCCGGAGCGTTTCGCTGCGCTGGTAGAAGAGGCCGGTCTGGTGATCGAACATCGTCAGGCCAGCGGATTCTTCTGGGTGATGGGCATGATCTTTTTCTGGGCCGGCGAACGGGCTGCCGGGCGTGACCCGGGCGGTGCGGTGCGTGACCGGATTCAGGAGCCCTTCATGCCATTGATGGAGGGCTGGGCCAAGACCTGGCAAGACCTGCTCGCTCAACCGGGCGGACTGGCGATCAAGCAGACGCTTGACCGCTTCATGCCCAAGAGCCAGGTGATCATCGCCCGCAAGCCGGTTGTGGGGGAGGCACCATGA
- a CDS encoding acyltransferase, translating to MSGKRIMDIEVLRAVAVLGVLFHHLQGSLFTDVVPSLEKIHAWAQPWWGVDLFFAISGFVIARSLIPALQGCTTRQEYWQQTRNFWLRRVFRLLPSAWLWLALMLLACVFLNRSGAFGTLSANLQATLAGVLQYANLRFADSFFRYEYGSSFVYWSLALEEQFYLLFPLLILLCRKHLVWALLALVAVQIFTLRTPLLMVVRTDALALGVLLAMWSAQPSYQRWRPNFLDRPWVGMSALILLGALLSFLATDRFTFAWYRIGSIAVLSAVLVWIASYDRNYLMPAGAMQRLLGWVGSRSYGIYLIHIPAYQLVRELIFRLQSAGLSSPAGHPVLTLLIAFGLIVLLSELNYRLVEMPMRNRGAALVRRLGAPRSTVPSSGATSC from the coding sequence ATGAGCGGCAAACGGATCATGGACATTGAAGTGCTGCGCGCAGTTGCCGTATTGGGCGTGCTGTTCCATCACCTGCAGGGGAGCCTGTTCACCGATGTCGTGCCGTCGCTGGAAAAGATCCATGCCTGGGCGCAGCCGTGGTGGGGGGTCGATCTGTTTTTCGCCATCTCCGGGTTTGTCATTGCCCGAAGCCTGATCCCGGCGCTGCAAGGCTGTACAACCCGCCAGGAATACTGGCAGCAGACACGCAATTTCTGGCTGCGCCGGGTTTTCCGGTTATTGCCGTCGGCCTGGCTATGGCTGGCGCTGATGTTGCTGGCGTGCGTGTTTCTCAATCGTTCGGGGGCGTTCGGTACGTTGTCCGCCAACCTGCAAGCGACGCTGGCGGGGGTGTTGCAGTACGCCAACTTGCGTTTTGCCGACAGCTTCTTCCGGTACGAGTACGGCAGCAGTTTCGTCTACTGGAGCCTGGCACTGGAGGAGCAGTTCTATCTGCTGTTCCCGCTGCTGATTCTGCTCTGTCGCAAACATCTGGTGTGGGCATTGCTGGCGCTGGTCGCCGTGCAGATTTTCACCCTGCGCACGCCGTTGCTGATGGTGGTGCGGACTGATGCGCTGGCCCTCGGTGTATTGCTGGCGATGTGGAGTGCGCAGCCGAGTTATCAGCGTTGGCGGCCGAATTTTCTCGATCGGCCATGGGTCGGGATGTCGGCATTGATTCTGCTCGGCGCACTGTTGAGTTTCCTGGCCACCGATCGCTTCACGTTCGCCTGGTACCGCATCGGTTCAATCGCCGTACTGAGCGCAGTACTGGTGTGGATCGCATCCTATGACCGCAATTACCTGATGCCCGCTGGCGCGATGCAGCGGCTGCTGGGGTGGGTCGGCAGCCGGTCCTACGGCATCTACCTGATTCACATACCCGCTTATCAATTGGTGCGTGAGCTGATCTTTCGCTTGCAGAGCGCCGGTCTCTCCAGCCCTGCCGGCCACCCGGTGCTGACGCTGCTGATCGCTTTCGGCCTGATCGTGTTGCTCAGCGAACTCAATTACCGCTTGGTCGAAATGCCCATGCGCAACCGTGGTGCCGCGCTCGTGCGACGCCTCGGTGCGCCCCGATCCACCGTCCCGTCCTCTGGAGCCACCTCATGCTGA
- a CDS encoding class I SAM-dependent methyltransferase: protein MLSLLKKLTAATPAPAPTQAVEPVASKVDPYMLGLYDAKLSGWFNQETNELFKGFVVSADDTLLDVGCGDGGNVHFCGMRGAKIIIADIDGAKVEATRQRLSDTPARDIECHVTDCNPLPIADGTATRVVSTEVIEHVDDPAQFLAELVRVGKPGALYLLSVPHPSSEDLQKDIAAAEYFQKPNHIRIISEEQFKALVSEAGLEIISHSQYGFYWSMWMLLFWEAKVDFNNPDHPLLNHWADTWQAVLDSPRGAQIKQALDAVVAKSQVIIARKP, encoded by the coding sequence ATGCTGAGCCTACTGAAGAAACTCACGGCGGCGACGCCAGCACCGGCGCCCACGCAGGCAGTGGAACCGGTCGCCAGCAAGGTCGATCCGTACATGCTCGGCCTGTACGATGCCAAGCTCAGCGGCTGGTTCAACCAGGAAACCAACGAGCTGTTCAAAGGCTTTGTGGTGTCTGCCGATGACACCCTGCTTGATGTTGGCTGCGGTGATGGCGGCAACGTGCATTTTTGCGGCATGCGCGGGGCGAAGATCATCATCGCCGACATCGACGGCGCCAAGGTCGAAGCGACTCGTCAGCGCCTGAGCGATACGCCGGCACGGGACATCGAATGCCACGTCACCGATTGCAATCCGTTGCCGATCGCCGACGGCACCGCAACGCGCGTGGTCTCCACCGAAGTCATCGAGCATGTCGATGATCCGGCGCAGTTCCTCGCCGAACTGGTGCGTGTCGGCAAACCGGGTGCCTTGTACTTGCTGAGCGTGCCGCACCCAAGCTCCGAAGACTTGCAGAAAGATATCGCCGCGGCCGAGTATTTCCAGAAGCCCAATCACATTCGCATCATCAGCGAAGAGCAGTTCAAGGCGCTGGTCAGCGAGGCCGGGCTGGAGATAATCAGCCACAGTCAGTACGGTTTTTACTGGTCGATGTGGATGCTGCTGTTCTGGGAAGCCAAGGTCGATTTCAACAACCCGGATCATCCGCTGCTCAATCACTGGGCCGACACCTGGCAAGCGGTGCTGGACTCGCCGCGTGGCGCGCAGATCAAACAGGCGCTCGATGCGGTGGTTGCGAAGAGCCAGGTGATCATCGCCCGCAAACCCTGA
- a CDS encoding DUF3142 domain-containing protein, whose translation MRLIVGLFLGILLVGCKQQDAPPLDQQLYIWQRQWTPAHEAALRDSRQDFSTLRVLALQAFPNAGWSRARIDAQLLKADGRPLIAVIRLDGQLKSLDQEQVTAQILQVLADWQAQGLTLSGVEIDHDAGNARLPAYAEFLKHLRVALPTDIPLSITALPAWLDSSQLPVLLQTVDSSVLQVHAVSDPRRGLFDSDQASKWAKAWARITDKPFYLALPAYGVALLPDDGGAPVVESEVQLERGGERQELLADPLQLSQLGQALRADPPAHLAGLIWFRLPLANDRRAWSLTTLRAVARGEQLASQLGVTLSEHDGLYDIRLDNPGNLDSAWPARITLKAQSCEGADALAGYSLQQSPDLLTFTRLRDGRLPAGGQRAIGWARCANIDQGGSHVDP comes from the coding sequence ATGCGACTTATTGTGGGTCTGTTCTTGGGCATCTTGCTTGTGGGTTGCAAGCAGCAAGACGCGCCACCCCTCGACCAACAACTCTACATCTGGCAACGTCAATGGACGCCGGCCCACGAGGCGGCGCTGCGTGACAGTCGCCAGGATTTCTCAACGCTACGCGTCCTCGCACTGCAAGCCTTTCCAAATGCCGGTTGGAGCCGCGCGCGGATCGATGCGCAATTATTGAAAGCCGATGGCCGTCCATTGATAGCCGTGATTCGTCTCGACGGCCAGCTCAAGTCGCTGGATCAGGAGCAGGTCACCGCGCAGATTCTGCAGGTGCTCGCCGATTGGCAGGCGCAAGGTCTGACGCTGAGCGGCGTCGAGATTGATCACGACGCCGGTAACGCGCGCTTGCCGGCCTACGCTGAATTCCTCAAACATCTGCGCGTGGCATTGCCGACGGACATCCCGCTAAGCATCACCGCGCTGCCAGCCTGGCTCGATAGTTCGCAATTGCCCGTACTCCTGCAAACCGTCGACAGCAGCGTGCTGCAAGTCCACGCCGTCAGTGACCCGCGTCGAGGGCTCTTCGATTCCGATCAGGCGTCGAAGTGGGCCAAGGCCTGGGCGCGAATCACCGATAAACCTTTTTATCTCGCGCTGCCGGCTTACGGCGTCGCGCTGTTGCCGGATGACGGCGGGGCGCCGGTGGTGGAAAGCGAGGTGCAACTTGAGCGCGGTGGCGAGCGCCAGGAACTGCTCGCCGATCCGCTGCAATTGAGCCAACTCGGTCAGGCATTGCGCGCAGACCCGCCCGCGCATTTGGCCGGTCTGATCTGGTTTCGCCTGCCGCTGGCCAATGACCGCCGCGCCTGGAGTCTGACCACCCTGCGCGCAGTCGCCCGTGGTGAGCAACTCGCCAGTCAGCTCGGCGTGACGTTGAGCGAACACGACGGTCTCTACGACATCAGACTCGACAACCCCGGCAATCTCGACAGTGCCTGGCCCGCGCGGATCACGCTGAAGGCGCAAAGCTGTGAAGGCGCCGATGCGCTCGCCGGTTACTCGTTGCAACAAAGCCCGGATCTGCTTACCTTCACCCGCCTGCGCGACGGCCGATTGCCGGCGGGCGGACAACGCGCCATCGGTTGGGCGCGTTGCGCAAATATTGATCAAGGAGGTTCGCATGTTGACCCGTAA
- a CDS encoding LysE family translocator has translation MANLWLFFLALAVVYLLPGPDMILLLQTGARQGRSAALATAIGLGVARGCHVALAALGLAALFKAAPWTFEAVRLAGAAYLLWIGIQCLRSSLLPNLSADEVISSQGQWREAIRRGLLTNLLNPKALLFCSVLLPQFIVNDGAPVLSQFAVLGMLLVGVGLLFDSAYALTGAALGRWLQHSPTAQRVQQWLFGSLLIGFAVRLTFVQQA, from the coding sequence ATGGCGAATCTCTGGCTGTTTTTCCTGGCATTGGCCGTGGTCTATCTGCTGCCCGGCCCGGACATGATCCTGCTTTTGCAAACCGGTGCCCGCCAGGGTCGCAGCGCGGCGCTGGCCACGGCCATCGGTCTGGGCGTTGCCCGCGGTTGTCACGTGGCCTTGGCGGCGTTGGGGCTGGCGGCGCTGTTCAAAGCCGCGCCGTGGACATTCGAGGCGGTGCGACTGGCGGGGGCGGCGTATCTGTTGTGGATCGGCATTCAATGCCTGCGCAGCAGCCTGCTGCCGAACCTGAGTGCTGACGAAGTTATTAGCTCCCAAGGCCAATGGCGCGAAGCGATCCGTCGTGGCCTGCTGACCAATCTGCTCAATCCCAAGGCGTTGCTGTTCTGCTCGGTGCTGCTGCCGCAATTCATCGTCAATGACGGCGCACCGGTACTGAGCCAGTTCGCCGTGCTCGGCATGCTGCTGGTCGGCGTCGGCCTGCTCTTCGACAGCGCCTACGCCCTCACCGGCGCCGCGCTGGGTCGTTGGCTGCAACACAGTCCAACGGCCCAACGCGTACAACAATGGCTGTTCGGCAGCCTGCTGATCGGTTTCGCCGTGCGCCTGACCTTCGTCCAGCAGGCTTAG
- a CDS encoding Lrp/AsnC family transcriptional regulator, producing the protein MKLDAFDRKILAALQRNGRLSNVELADEIGLSASPCLRRVRMLEEAGVIRGYQANLDRDEVGLGLTVFVGVKVERHNDAQAEAFYTAVTALPEVISAFLVSGESDFLLQVVVPDLRAYDRFLSGCLLKLPGVSDIRSNFAIHTVKTPGALPLGHLPA; encoded by the coding sequence ATGAAACTCGACGCCTTTGATCGCAAGATTCTCGCGGCCCTGCAACGCAATGGACGCCTGAGCAATGTCGAGCTGGCGGATGAAATCGGCCTATCGGCCTCGCCGTGCCTGCGCCGGGTGCGGATGCTGGAAGAGGCTGGGGTGATTCGCGGCTATCAGGCCAATCTCGATCGCGATGAAGTCGGGCTGGGGCTGACGGTGTTTGTCGGGGTCAAGGTCGAGCGCCACAACGATGCACAGGCCGAGGCGTTTTACACCGCGGTGACGGCGCTGCCGGAGGTGATTTCAGCGTTTCTGGTCTCGGGCGAGTCGGATTTTCTGTTGCAAGTGGTGGTGCCGGATTTGCGTGCGTATGACCGCTTTCTCAGCGGCTGTCTGTTGAAACTGCCGGGGGTGAGCGATATTCGCAGCAACTTTGCGATTCATACGGTGAAGACGCCGGGTGCTTTGCCGTTGGGGCATCTCCCGGCCTGA